AAAATAGTTTCCTGAATATCTCCAGCCACATCTATTCCCAATCTTTGAGCATGGCTAAGCATCAACAAAGCGATCGCATACAAAATATTCGTATGGGTTACAGCAGACATCTCAATTAGGTCAGCGATCGAAAAGAAAACCACATGATGCTGATCGGACATTTCTATGGCTAAGCGCTTCAACAGCGTAGACTTACCGCAACCACGATGCCCCGCAAAAATAAACTTACCATTTTTCTCAGATGCCTCAATTTCCCGTCTCAGACGGACTTTGACCTCGATCCCATAGTCAACTCGAAATTTTTTAATATCATCCATTTCAACTAGTGGCAACAGAGCTAAGTCTTTATAAGCTTGTTGAAATTTTGCGAGAAGTTCCAGATCCATAATTGCCGCAGATGATAGTTAGAAGAGTAAATAATGCGATCGTACCAGTAAAAAGTATAGCCTAACGCCTACTTATGCCTCACCCGAAACTAAAGCGATCGCTTGATTAACAATAGCCTCGCGATCGACCATTGCACCCAACGCATCAGATTCATATCTGCCCTCAAAAGCTTCACCCGCAGCAGCATCTAGAGCGATCTCATACGCCTCTTCAATTGTCTCGCGTAGTTCTGAAGGTTCGCAATAGTTTCCTTTAGCCTTACGTCGCTGATTGGTACGCTGAATTTCTCGTACCGAATTTTTAATTGATAGATCCCACGATCTCGTAGAGCGATTTTCGGCATGTTGTTTGATTAGATGCATCAGCAAGATTTTGGCAAAGCTATAAATCTTATTCAGCTTGTCATCCTTGCTCATCTCTGTCATCTCCTCCACTATCAGCAATGCATCAGAGATATTGCCACTGAGCAAAAATCCCTTTAGTTCCAACAACTCTTCCATCGCCTAAGCCTCCTGAGTTAAATCACCCAAATCAATATTTGCACCACAAGTTTACCAATGTTTTAATTTTACATCAGTGCTAAATAAGCAAAGTGTTGTGGCGTGGCTTTGCTGCGCCACAACACTTTGCTTATTTATTTTGTAGTCTGGAACGATCGCATAAATTTTTGCAATTGACGGCTTTCTAGCTCTAAAACACGACGGGCAAAATCGCGATCACGATCTAGAAAAGCATCAAAGGCATCCACAGGAACCGCCAAAATTCGCGTAACTTCGCTTTCAGCGATGATTGTATTTTGAGAATCACTATGGGCTAAAACCTCTAGCTCATCTAGAGTTTGCCCCGACTTGAGATGCTCAACACGCACTTCCTCACCCTGCGAATAGAAATTAATCTTCGCTGAGCCAGTAATTACCAGTAACAGCTCACGACAAGTATCACCTGCTTCCGTAATCACCTCATCCGTCGTAAAGGCTCTCACCTCAGCATGATCGGCAAGCCCTACCAACGTTTCACCATGCATCCGATGGAAGAAATCGCTATTAAAGAGATGTGCTACTTTCTCTAACATCGGAAATGTTGTGAGCGGTGGGGAACTCTCGGATAGCGAGAGTACGATCTTAGCCGTCTCTTGCACTAAGCTGGAAGTTTGCAGACTGTAATTACGAGCGATCGCCTTACTTTGCTCAAGATTGAGTTGGGCGGTGATATACAAACAAGCAGCTTGCATCAAAGGATTTTGATCATCCAGTAAAGGCTCTAGCGATCGCAAAATCTCCTCAATCGAATAATCGATTTGGCAGACAGTTGCTTGTCCATGCGATGGATGTAAACATTGCAGCATTTCTAGAGATAAGCGATTGCTCCAGCTCTCAGATTCTAAGGCTTCCACCAAAACTGATGGTGCTAATTGTCCTAACTGTTGAGCAACTGCGATCGCATCGGCATCATTTGGGAAAGTCTCTAGAGTGCTTAAAATCGTGCGGACGATTAATTCCTTTTTATGGGTAATGCTATCCCACAGAAGTCTTAATACAGTCTGATATTCTTGAAGCAGT
This genomic stretch from Pseudanabaena galeata CCNP1313 harbors:
- a CDS encoding DUF29 family protein, coding for MEELLELKGFLLSGNISDALLIVEEMTEMSKDDKLNKIYSFAKILLMHLIKQHAENRSTRSWDLSIKNSVREIQRTNQRRKAKGNYCEPSELRETIEEAYEIALDAAAGEAFEGRYESDALGAMVDREAIVNQAIALVSGEA